Proteins encoded by one window of Apus apus isolate bApuApu2 chromosome 17, bApuApu2.pri.cur, whole genome shotgun sequence:
- the MRPL38 gene encoding 39S ribosomal protein L38, mitochondrial, with protein sequence MAAPLLSAARRGLRAGRAFGTAAALCRRAAPLGPMPNEDIDASNLEALEKYRSFSRYFKLAEKESKKPRWWKTYRQHTRPPPEPKTDISLPRHRLLQAKEGKERKQILKENRRNAEMERAARLRTVLIPLEEVRAEWEKSSGPFHKQRVAEHCGVFRDLFKGATFTPWVTLRVQYSQEDEHLVPVYYGNILTPSEASRPPAVSYEADKGSLWTLLLTNPDGHLRETDSEYLHWLVTNIPGNDIRSGKEICHYLPPFPAMGTGYHRFIFLLFKQDCPIDFSQDVRPVPCHSLKMRTFSTFDFYRKHEDAMTPAGLAFFQCQWDSSVTWVFHQLLNMREPVFEFVRPPVYHPPQLKFPRHQPLRYLDRYRDTQEPTYGIY encoded by the exons atggcggcgcccCTGCTgagcgcggcgcggcgcggcctgcgggccgggcgggcctTCGGCACGGCCG CTGCGCTCTGCAGGCGGGCAGCCCCGCTGGGGCCGATGCCCAACGAGGATATTGACGCCAGCAACTTGGAAGCGCTGGAAAAATACCGCAGTTTCTCTCGCTACTTCAAGCTGGCAGAGAAGGAGAGCAAGAAACCCCGCTGGTGGAAAACCTACCGGCAGCACACCCGCCCCCCGCCAG AGCCCAAGACTGACATCAGCCTGCCACgccacaggctgctgcaggcaaaggaggggaaggagagaaaacagatcCTGAAGGAAAACCGTCGGAATGCTGAGATGGAAAGGGCAGCACGACTCCGGACAG TGCTGATCCCCCTGGAGGAAGTCAGAGCTGAGTGGGAGAAGAGCAGTGGCCCCTTCCACAAGCAGCGTGTGGCCGAGCACTGCGGGGTGTTCCGAGACTTGTTCAAGGGGGCCACCTTCACCCCCTGGGTCACCCTGAGGGTGCAGTACAGCCAGGAGGACGAGCACCTCGTGCCAGTCTACTATGGGAACATCCTGACTCCATCAGAG GCTTCCAGGCCCCCTGCAGTGTCATACGAGGCAGATAAAGGCTCCCTCTGGACTTTGTTGCTCACAAATCCAG ATGGACATTTAAGAGAGACAGACTCAGAGTACCTCCACTGGCTGGT GACAAATATCCCAGGCAATGACATCAGGTCGGGTAAGGAGATCTGCCACTACCTGCCCCCCTTCCCTGCCATGGGCACTGGCTATCATCgcttcatcttcctcctcttcaagCAAGATTGTCCCATCGATTTCAGCCAGGACGTTCGGCCTGTGCCCTG CCACAGCCTCAAGATGAGAACCTTCAGCACGTTTGACTTCTACAGGAAGCACGAGGACGCCATGACCCCGGCAGGGCTGGCGTTTTTCCAGTGTCAGTGGGACAGCTCTGTCACCTGGGTCTTCCATCAGCTTCTCA ACATGAGAGAGCCCGTGTTTGAGTTCGTGCGGCCGCCCGTGTATCACCCTCCACAGCTGAAGTTCCCACGTCACCAGCCTCTGAGGTACCTGGACAGGTACCGGGACACCCAGGAGCCCACCTATGGCATTTACTAG
- the TRIM65 gene encoding tripartite motif-containing protein 65 has product MASPVSQKLEEKLVCSICLELFKVPVTLPCGHNFCKSCISDHWHKQERAPSGAEQGYTCPECRRHFQHCPELEKNVNLCSVAELAREDEVRVLATERGEVTRGELCPQHGQPRKLCRRDEQRCVCCPCTPRPCLLEQERSKKQDLLKKSVEKAQEESERIVQEMQELEEQTRSIKDSSERLKSVVLSKFTLLRKALEERQWQTVARIEEEQAAALGHVGDNWSLLKERLDVLGQHRERAQRLLACPDHRTFLQEFPLLPFPGSLEVLLPVEFDAAAVVEPITEILTDISRLLLEYLPGSVAHKAPDPTGQGPVQPKEPTLKVVTPLPKCQLRAELLKDHRNLTFDPQTANKYLELSKGNRKAKHGPSAVCGLQEQGPRFQPWQVLCAQSYDRGQHYWEVKVSSHSVILGVTYRGLPWEQQQGHKFNIGLDGGSWGLQVREDCYLAWHKGRAEKIQERFYKDLGVSLDYSRGLLSFYGLGERTQLIHSFHSVFTKPLYPVFWLCEGRVVMLC; this is encoded by the exons ATGGCATCGCCCGTCTCgcagaagctggaggagaagctggtgTGCTCCATCTGCCTGGAGCTCTTCAAGGTGCCCGTCACCTTGCCCTGCGGGCACAACTTCTGCAAGTCCTGCATCAGCGACCACTGGCACAAGCAGGAGCGGGCGCCCAGCGGGGCCGAGCAGGGCTACACCTGCCCCGAGTGCCGCCGGCACTTCCAGCACTGCCCGGAGCTGGAGAAGAACGTCAACCTGTGCAGCGTGGCAGAGCTGGCCCGGGAGGACGAGGTGCGGGTCCTGGCCACCGAGAGGGGCGAGGTGACCCGTGGCGAGCTGTGCCCGCAGCACGGGCAGCCGCGGAAGCTCTGCCGCCGGGATGAGCAGCGCTGCgtctgctgcccctgcaccccccGGCCCTGCCTCCTGGAGCAGGAGCGCTCTAAAAAGCAG GACCTTTTGAAAAAGTCTGTGGAAAAAGCCCAGGAGGAGTCAGAGAGGATTGTGCAGGAgatgcaggagctggaggagcaaaCGCGCAGCATCAAG GACTCCTCTGAGAGGCTCAAATCGGTGGTTCTGAGCAAGTTCACCCTCCTGAGGAAAGCCCTGGAGGAGAGGCAGTGGCAGACGGTGGCCAGGATCGAggaagagcaggcagcagctctggggcacGTGGGGGACAACTGGAGCCTCCTGAAGGAACGTCTGGATGTCCTTGgccagcacagggagagggCTCAGCGCCTGCTGGCCTGTCCTGACCACAGGACCTTCCTCCAG GAGTTCCCCCTGCTACCATTTCCAGGGAGCCTAGAGGTGCTGCTCCCTGTGGAGTTTGATGCAGCTGCTGTGGTTGAGCCCATCACTGAGATCCTCACTGACAtctccaggctcctgctggAGTATCTGCCTGGCTCTGTGGCCCACAAAGCCCCCGACCCCACTGGCCAAG GCCCGGTGCAGCCCAAGGAGCCAACGCTGAAGGTGGTGACCCCTCTTCCCAAGTGCCAGCTCCGAGCTGAGCTTCTGAAAG ACCACCGCAACCTGACCTTCGATCCCCAGACGGCCAACAAGTACCTGGAGCTCTCAAAAGGCAACCGGAAAGCCAAGCACGGCCCCAGCGCCGTCTGcgggctgcaggagcagggaccccGCTTCCAGCCCTGGCAGGTGCTGTGCGCGCAGAGCTACGACCGCGGCCAGCACTACTGGGAGGTGAAGGTCTCCAGCCACTCCGTCATCCTGGGGGTCACCTACCGTGGTctcccctgggagcagcagcagggccacaAGTTCAACATCGGGCTGGACGGGGGTTCGTGGGGGCTGCAGGTGCGGGAGGATTGTTACCTGGCCTGGCACAAGGGCCGGGCGGAGAAAATCCAGGAGAGGTTCTATAAGGACTTGGGGGTCAGCCTGGATTACAGCAGGGGGCTCCTCTCCTTCTACGGGCTCGGGGAGAGGACGCAGCTCATCCACTCCTTTCACAGCGTCTTCACCAAGCCTCTCTACCCCGTCTTTTGGCTGTGTGAGGGGCGGGTGGTGATGCTGTGCTAG
- the TRIM47 gene encoding E3 ubiquitin-protein ligase TRIM47 isoform X1, with protein sequence METAPGNAPSSSVAALGLALAVPGLPDGPFGCPICLDLLKDPVTVPCGHNFCQGCLGALRQRQGPPDGSGGAGGAVRCPLCQEPVPATLRLRKNRALCEVLPLLAAATADLSPPSPPAGSPMAPGAEKEEEDAAGEEGAVVLCDVCLVGSRAAAARSCLVCLASFCEAHLEPHRRSPAFRAHRLVAPLRRLEERLCLHHLLPPDGFCRTDQTCVCSRCRAHEHRAHDVVSLEQEREHKEAQQAKFLSDVENELEELSVTIAQAKKIVELIKGAATKERERIKKLFAEASEVLTTFQKEVAGFIEDRERSMLGEAEADLHWKEERRAKLAQCKQNLENVPSTDTIYFLQEFQALKVAMEENLSPTLSFQNELNFTKCAQAVGAVKDVLSAACKKQWDHLQGKGVDGLNYQEMEKAESQFPDKSNNPACLESRDYFLKFAFIIDLDSDTADKFIQLFGTKGAKRVLCPIPYPESPTRFINCEQVLGVNLMNRGNYYWEVELIDGWVSIGVIAEDFDPQESYNCGRLGRNERSCCLQWNGQNYVAWFGGLQSVIQQPFFQTIGVFLEYSEKALTFYGVKDSKMTCLQQLKFSPCSRGMTDPFQYKINHRFASLFLCKLKPAFFLESVDAHLQIGPLKRDCVSVLKRFSLGEPAKWC encoded by the exons ATGGAGACCGCGCCCGGGAACGCTCCGTCGTCCTCCGTCGCGGCGTTAGGGCTGGCGCTGGCGGTTCCGGGGTTGCCCGACGGTCCTTTCGGCTGCCCCATCTGCCTCGACCTGCTGAAGGACCCGGTGACGGTCCCGTGCGGGCACAACttctgccagggctgcctgggggcACTTCGCCAGCGACAGGGCCCCCCCGacggcagcggcggggcgggcggggctgTTCGCTGCCCGCTCTGCCAGGAGCCCGTCCCCGCGACACTGCGGCTCCGCAAGAACCGAGCCCTGTGCGAGGTGCTGCCGCTGCTGGCAGCCGCCACCGCCGATTTGtcccctccatccccacccGCCGGATCCCCCATGGCTCCGGGAGCcgagaaagaggaggaggacgCGGCGGGGGAGGAAGGAGCGGTGGTGCTGTGCGATGTCTGCCTGGTGGGCTcgagggcggcggcggcgcggtCCTGCCTGGTCTGCCTGGCCTCCTTCTGCGAGGCCCACCTGGAACCCCATCGCCGCTCCCCCGCCTTCCGCGCCCACCGCCTGGTAGCCCCTCTGCGGCGGCTGGAGGAGAGGCtctgcctccaccacctcctgccCCCCGACGGCTTCTGCCGCACCGACCAAACCTGCGTCTGCTCCCGCTGCCGCGCCCACGAGCATCGCGCCCACGACGTGGTGTCTCTGGAGCAGGAGCGAGAGCACAAGGAG GCCCAACAAGCCAAATTCCTCAGCGATGTGGAGAatgagctggaggagctgtcAGTCACCATTGCTCAGGCCAAGAAGATAGTGGAGCTCATTAAG GGCGCTGCCAcgaaggagagggaaagaatcAAGAAGCTCTTTGCAGAAGCCTCCGAGGTGCTGACGACCTTCCAGAAGGAGGTGGCAGGTTTCATTGAGGACAGGGAGCGCTCCATGCTGGGGGAGGCCGAGGCTGATCTCCACTGGAAGGAGGAGAGACGAGCCAAGCTGGCCCAGTGCAAGCAAAACCTGGAGAACGTCCCCAGCACCGACACCATCTACTTCCTCCAG GAATTTCAGGCCTTAAAAGTAGCCATGGAAGAAAACCTCTCCCCGACTCTGAGCTTCCAGAACGAGCTGAACTTCACCAAATGTGCCCAAGCCGTGGGTGCCGTGAAAGATGTGCTGTCCGCTGCCTGCAAAAAACAGTGGGACCACTTGCAGGGGAAAGGAGTTGATGGGCTGAATTACCAGGAGATGGAGAAAG CCGAGTCCCAGTTTCCAGACAAGTCAAACAATCCCGCCTGCCTGGAGAGCCGCGACTACTTCCTGAAAT TTGCCTTTATCATCGACCTGGACAGTGACACGGCTGACAAGTTCATCCAGCTGTTTGGCACCAAAGGGGCCAAGCGGGTTCTGTGCCCCATCCCCTACCCAGAGAGCCCAACCCGGTTTATCAACTGCGAGCAGGTGCTGGGGGTCAACCTCATGAACCGGGGCAACTACTACTGGGAGGTGGAGCTCATTGATGGTTGGGTCAGCATCGGCGTCATCGCTGAGGACTTTGACCCCCAGGAGTCCTACAACTGCGGGCGCCTGGGGCGGAACGAGaggtcctgctgcctgcagtggaACGGACAGAACTACGTGGCCTGGTTTGGTGGGCTTCAGTCTGTCATCCAGCAGCCATTTTTCCAAACAATCGGGGTCTTCTTGGAATATTCAGAGAAGGCCCTGACCTTCTATGGAGTCAAAGACTCTAAGATgacctgcctgcagcagctgaagtttTCTCCTTGTAGCAGGGGTATGACTGACCCGTTCCAGTACAAGATCAACCACCGCTTTGCCTCTCTTTTCTTGTGCAAGCTAAAACCAGCCTTCTTCCTGGAGAGTGTGGATGCCCACCTGCAGATCGGGCCGCTGAAGAGGGATTGTGTCTCAGTGCTCAAGC GCTTTTCCCTGGGAGAACCTGCCAAATGGTGTTAA
- the TRIM47 gene encoding E3 ubiquitin-protein ligase TRIM47 isoform X3: METAPGNAPSSSVAALGLALAVPGLPDGPFGCPICLDLLKDPVTVPCGHNFCQGCLGALRQRQGPPDGSGGAGGAVRCPLCQEPVPATLRLRKNRALCEVLPLLAAATADLSPPSPPAGSPMAPGAEKEEEDAAGEEGAVVLCDVCLVGSRAAAARSCLVCLASFCEAHLEPHRRSPAFRAHRLVAPLRRLEERLCLHHLLPPDGFCRTDQTCVCSRCRAHEHRAHDVVSLEQEREHKEAQQAKFLSDVENELEELSVTIAQAKKIVELIKGAATKERERIKKLFAEASEVLTTFQKEVAGFIEDRERSMLGEAEADLHWKEERRAKLAQCKQNLENVPSTDTIYFLQEFQALKVAMEENLSPTLSFQNELNFTKCAQAVGAVKDVLSAACKKQWDHLQGKGVDGLNYQEMEKAESQFPDKSNNPACLESRDYFLKFAFIIDLDSDTADKFIQLFGTKGAKRVLCPIPYPESPTRFINCEQVLGVNLMNRGNYYWEVELIDGWVSIGVIAEDFDPQESYNCGRLGRNERSCCLQWNGQNYVAWFGGLQSVIQQPFFQTIGVFLEYSEKALTFYGVKDSKMTCLQQLKFSPCSRGMTDPFQYKINHRFASLFLCKLKPAFFLESVDAHLQIGPLKRDCVSVLKRR, translated from the exons ATGGAGACCGCGCCCGGGAACGCTCCGTCGTCCTCCGTCGCGGCGTTAGGGCTGGCGCTGGCGGTTCCGGGGTTGCCCGACGGTCCTTTCGGCTGCCCCATCTGCCTCGACCTGCTGAAGGACCCGGTGACGGTCCCGTGCGGGCACAACttctgccagggctgcctgggggcACTTCGCCAGCGACAGGGCCCCCCCGacggcagcggcggggcgggcggggctgTTCGCTGCCCGCTCTGCCAGGAGCCCGTCCCCGCGACACTGCGGCTCCGCAAGAACCGAGCCCTGTGCGAGGTGCTGCCGCTGCTGGCAGCCGCCACCGCCGATTTGtcccctccatccccacccGCCGGATCCCCCATGGCTCCGGGAGCcgagaaagaggaggaggacgCGGCGGGGGAGGAAGGAGCGGTGGTGCTGTGCGATGTCTGCCTGGTGGGCTcgagggcggcggcggcgcggtCCTGCCTGGTCTGCCTGGCCTCCTTCTGCGAGGCCCACCTGGAACCCCATCGCCGCTCCCCCGCCTTCCGCGCCCACCGCCTGGTAGCCCCTCTGCGGCGGCTGGAGGAGAGGCtctgcctccaccacctcctgccCCCCGACGGCTTCTGCCGCACCGACCAAACCTGCGTCTGCTCCCGCTGCCGCGCCCACGAGCATCGCGCCCACGACGTGGTGTCTCTGGAGCAGGAGCGAGAGCACAAGGAG GCCCAACAAGCCAAATTCCTCAGCGATGTGGAGAatgagctggaggagctgtcAGTCACCATTGCTCAGGCCAAGAAGATAGTGGAGCTCATTAAG GGCGCTGCCAcgaaggagagggaaagaatcAAGAAGCTCTTTGCAGAAGCCTCCGAGGTGCTGACGACCTTCCAGAAGGAGGTGGCAGGTTTCATTGAGGACAGGGAGCGCTCCATGCTGGGGGAGGCCGAGGCTGATCTCCACTGGAAGGAGGAGAGACGAGCCAAGCTGGCCCAGTGCAAGCAAAACCTGGAGAACGTCCCCAGCACCGACACCATCTACTTCCTCCAG GAATTTCAGGCCTTAAAAGTAGCCATGGAAGAAAACCTCTCCCCGACTCTGAGCTTCCAGAACGAGCTGAACTTCACCAAATGTGCCCAAGCCGTGGGTGCCGTGAAAGATGTGCTGTCCGCTGCCTGCAAAAAACAGTGGGACCACTTGCAGGGGAAAGGAGTTGATGGGCTGAATTACCAGGAGATGGAGAAAG CCGAGTCCCAGTTTCCAGACAAGTCAAACAATCCCGCCTGCCTGGAGAGCCGCGACTACTTCCTGAAAT TTGCCTTTATCATCGACCTGGACAGTGACACGGCTGACAAGTTCATCCAGCTGTTTGGCACCAAAGGGGCCAAGCGGGTTCTGTGCCCCATCCCCTACCCAGAGAGCCCAACCCGGTTTATCAACTGCGAGCAGGTGCTGGGGGTCAACCTCATGAACCGGGGCAACTACTACTGGGAGGTGGAGCTCATTGATGGTTGGGTCAGCATCGGCGTCATCGCTGAGGACTTTGACCCCCAGGAGTCCTACAACTGCGGGCGCCTGGGGCGGAACGAGaggtcctgctgcctgcagtggaACGGACAGAACTACGTGGCCTGGTTTGGTGGGCTTCAGTCTGTCATCCAGCAGCCATTTTTCCAAACAATCGGGGTCTTCTTGGAATATTCAGAGAAGGCCCTGACCTTCTATGGAGTCAAAGACTCTAAGATgacctgcctgcagcagctgaagtttTCTCCTTGTAGCAGGGGTATGACTGACCCGTTCCAGTACAAGATCAACCACCGCTTTGCCTCTCTTTTCTTGTGCAAGCTAAAACCAGCCTTCTTCCTGGAGAGTGTGGATGCCCACCTGCAGATCGGGCCGCTGAAGAGGGATTGTGTCTCAGTGCTCAAGCGTAGGTAA
- the TRIM47 gene encoding E3 ubiquitin-protein ligase TRIM47 isoform X2: protein METAPGNAPSSSVAALGLALAVPGLPDGPFGCPICLDLLKDPVTVPCGHNFCQGCLGALRQRQGPPDGSGGAGGAVRCPLCQEPVPATLRLRKNRALCEVLPLLAAATADLSPPSPPAGSPMAPGAEKEEEDAAGEEGAVVLCDVCLVGSRAAAARSCLVCLASFCEAHLEPHRRSPAFRAHRLVAPLRRLEERLCLHHLLPPDGFCRTDQTCVCSRCRAHEHRAHDVVSLEQEREHKEAQQAKFLSDVENELEELSVTIAQAKKIVELIKGAATKERERIKKLFAEASEVLTTFQKEVAGFIEDRERSMLGEAEADLHWKEERRAKLAQCKQNLENVPSTDTIYFLQEFQALKVAMEENLSPTLSFQNELNFTKCAQAVGAVKDVLSAACKKQWDHLQGKGVDGLNYQEMEKAESQFPDKSNNPACLESRDYFLKFAFIIDLDSDTADKFIQLFGTKGAKRVLCPIPYPESPTRFINCEQVLGVNLMNRGNYYWEVELIDGWVSIGVIAEDFDPQESYNCGRLGRNERSCCLQWNGQNYVAWFGGLQSVIQQPFFQTIGVFLEYSEKALTFYGVKDSKMTCLQQLKFSPCSRGMTDPFQYKINHRFASLFLCKLKPAFFLESVDAHLQIGPLKRDCVSVLKRLASH from the exons ATGGAGACCGCGCCCGGGAACGCTCCGTCGTCCTCCGTCGCGGCGTTAGGGCTGGCGCTGGCGGTTCCGGGGTTGCCCGACGGTCCTTTCGGCTGCCCCATCTGCCTCGACCTGCTGAAGGACCCGGTGACGGTCCCGTGCGGGCACAACttctgccagggctgcctgggggcACTTCGCCAGCGACAGGGCCCCCCCGacggcagcggcggggcgggcggggctgTTCGCTGCCCGCTCTGCCAGGAGCCCGTCCCCGCGACACTGCGGCTCCGCAAGAACCGAGCCCTGTGCGAGGTGCTGCCGCTGCTGGCAGCCGCCACCGCCGATTTGtcccctccatccccacccGCCGGATCCCCCATGGCTCCGGGAGCcgagaaagaggaggaggacgCGGCGGGGGAGGAAGGAGCGGTGGTGCTGTGCGATGTCTGCCTGGTGGGCTcgagggcggcggcggcgcggtCCTGCCTGGTCTGCCTGGCCTCCTTCTGCGAGGCCCACCTGGAACCCCATCGCCGCTCCCCCGCCTTCCGCGCCCACCGCCTGGTAGCCCCTCTGCGGCGGCTGGAGGAGAGGCtctgcctccaccacctcctgccCCCCGACGGCTTCTGCCGCACCGACCAAACCTGCGTCTGCTCCCGCTGCCGCGCCCACGAGCATCGCGCCCACGACGTGGTGTCTCTGGAGCAGGAGCGAGAGCACAAGGAG GCCCAACAAGCCAAATTCCTCAGCGATGTGGAGAatgagctggaggagctgtcAGTCACCATTGCTCAGGCCAAGAAGATAGTGGAGCTCATTAAG GGCGCTGCCAcgaaggagagggaaagaatcAAGAAGCTCTTTGCAGAAGCCTCCGAGGTGCTGACGACCTTCCAGAAGGAGGTGGCAGGTTTCATTGAGGACAGGGAGCGCTCCATGCTGGGGGAGGCCGAGGCTGATCTCCACTGGAAGGAGGAGAGACGAGCCAAGCTGGCCCAGTGCAAGCAAAACCTGGAGAACGTCCCCAGCACCGACACCATCTACTTCCTCCAG GAATTTCAGGCCTTAAAAGTAGCCATGGAAGAAAACCTCTCCCCGACTCTGAGCTTCCAGAACGAGCTGAACTTCACCAAATGTGCCCAAGCCGTGGGTGCCGTGAAAGATGTGCTGTCCGCTGCCTGCAAAAAACAGTGGGACCACTTGCAGGGGAAAGGAGTTGATGGGCTGAATTACCAGGAGATGGAGAAAG CCGAGTCCCAGTTTCCAGACAAGTCAAACAATCCCGCCTGCCTGGAGAGCCGCGACTACTTCCTGAAAT TTGCCTTTATCATCGACCTGGACAGTGACACGGCTGACAAGTTCATCCAGCTGTTTGGCACCAAAGGGGCCAAGCGGGTTCTGTGCCCCATCCCCTACCCAGAGAGCCCAACCCGGTTTATCAACTGCGAGCAGGTGCTGGGGGTCAACCTCATGAACCGGGGCAACTACTACTGGGAGGTGGAGCTCATTGATGGTTGGGTCAGCATCGGCGTCATCGCTGAGGACTTTGACCCCCAGGAGTCCTACAACTGCGGGCGCCTGGGGCGGAACGAGaggtcctgctgcctgcagtggaACGGACAGAACTACGTGGCCTGGTTTGGTGGGCTTCAGTCTGTCATCCAGCAGCCATTTTTCCAAACAATCGGGGTCTTCTTGGAATATTCAGAGAAGGCCCTGACCTTCTATGGAGTCAAAGACTCTAAGATgacctgcctgcagcagctgaagtttTCTCCTTGTAGCAGGGGTATGACTGACCCGTTCCAGTACAAGATCAACCACCGCTTTGCCTCTCTTTTCTTGTGCAAGCTAAAACCAGCCTTCTTCCTGGAGAGTGTGGATGCCCACCTGCAGATCGGGCCGCTGAAGAGGGATTGTGTCTCAGTGCTCAAGC GACTGGCTTCCCATTAG